CGACCGACGGAGAGCGCGACCCCTAGACCCCGAGCCGCTCCCGGGCCAGCTCGCGGAGCCGCCGGTAGTCGACTTTGCCGTTGGGCGCCCGGTTGACGCTGTCGATCGGCAGCACGCGACGGGGGGCCTTGTAGGCCGCCAGGCGGGAGCGGACGTGGGTGACGATCTCGTCCTCGCCCGCCTCCTGTCCCGGCCGGAGCTCGACGAGGGCGCAGATGGCCTCCCCGAAGCGCTCGTCGGGGACCCCGACGACGACGGCGTCGGCCACCGCCGGGTGCTCCTTGACCGCCTCCTCGACCTCCTCGGGGTACACCTTCTCCCCACCGGTGTTGATGCACACCGAGCCCCGCCCGAGCAGGCGCAGGGTGCCGTCCGCCTCGACCGTGGCGTAGTCACCGGGCACGGAGTAGCGCACGCCCTCGACGACGCGGAAGGTCGCCGCGCTCTTCTCCGGGTCCTTGTAGTAGCCGACCGGCACCCGGCCCCGGAGGGCCACCATGCCGATCTCCCCCGACCCGGGTGTCACGTCGCGTCCATCCTCGGTCAGCACGCGCGTGTTCTCCCCGACGAGGAACTTGGCGGTCTGCGACGTTCCCGCCGCGCTCGACAGGGAGGTGCCCATCCCGACCGCCTCCGACGACCCGAGCGAGTCGGCCAGGATCATCCCCGAGTGGTGGCGCAGCAGGCCCTGCTTGGTCTGCTCGCTCCACATCACCCCCGACGAGATGATCACGAACAACGACGAGATGTCCCATCTCCCCGGCGCGGCGTCGAGGGCGGCCAGGATCGGCTTGGCGAAGGCGTCACCGACGATCGACAACACGTTCACGCGCTCGGCCTGCACCGTGTCGAGCAGCTCGGCCACGTCGAACTTGCGGCCCTCCAGGGTCACGTCCGACCCGCCACTGGTCAGCGCGCCCATCGTCGTGAAGGCGCCGGTCCCGTGCATGAGCGGGCATGCTGGCAGGGTGACGCCCGCCGGGCCGTTGGCCAGCTCGGCGCGCAAGCCGTCGAGGCCGCGGTCCTCGGGAACCTTGCGCGGGGCGCCCGAGTTGAACAGGTAGAAGAGGTCGTCCTGGCGCCACATCACGCCCTTGGGCATCCCGGTGGTGCCGCCGGTGTACAGCATGTAGATGTCGTCCCCGCTGCGCCCCCACCGCGCCTCCACCCGGTCCCCGTGGGCGGCGGCCACGTCCTCGTAGGGCACCGCCCAATCGGGGCACGGACCGGAGCCGTCGTCGACCCACAACCAGCCCCGGATCCGCGGCAGCTTCCCGCGCAGCTCGTCGACCGTGTCGGCGAAGGCGCCGTGGAAGACGCCCGCCACCGCGTCAGCGTTGTCCCAGAGATAGTGCAGCTCGGTCGGCCCGTAGCGGTAGTTGGTGTTCACCGGGACCAGGCCCGCCTTGAAGACGGCGAACACCGACTCCATGTACTCCGGGCAGTTGTACATGTACTGCACGACCTTGTCCTGGCGCTCCACGCCCAGCCCGAGGAGCCACGCCGCCACCCCGTTGGCCCGGCGGTCGGTCTCGGCCCACGTGAAGCGCCGCTTTCCCTGCACCTGCGCCTGGGCGTCGGGGAGGGCGTCGGCCACGACCTCCCACACGTCGGCGAAGTTCCACCCGGTCGATCCCCCACTCATGGCCGGGGAGGTTACCGAGCGCGGTCGGTGCCGCCTCCCGGGACGGCAAACGCGCCCGGAGGGTGCAGCATCCGCCGCCGCCACCGGTATGGGGTCGCAAGCACGGCGCGGGGATAGTCCTCCCACATCCAGCGGGCGAA
The Acidimicrobiales bacterium DNA segment above includes these coding regions:
- a CDS encoding acyl-CoA synthetase; this translates as MSGGSTGWNFADVWEVVADALPDAQAQVQGKRRFTWAETDRRANGVAAWLLGLGVERQDKVVQYMYNCPEYMESVFAVFKAGLVPVNTNYRYGPTELHYLWDNADAVAGVFHGAFADTVDELRGKLPRIRGWLWVDDGSGPCPDWAVPYEDVAAAHGDRVEARWGRSGDDIYMLYTGGTTGMPKGVMWRQDDLFYLFNSGAPRKVPEDRGLDGLRAELANGPAGVTLPACPLMHGTGAFTTMGALTSGGSDVTLEGRKFDVAELLDTVQAERVNVLSIVGDAFAKPILAALDAAPGRWDISSLFVIISSGVMWSEQTKQGLLRHHSGMILADSLGSSEAVGMGTSLSSAAGTSQTAKFLVGENTRVLTEDGRDVTPGSGEIGMVALRGRVPVGYYKDPEKSAATFRVVEGVRYSVPGDYATVEADGTLRLLGRGSVCINTGGEKVYPEEVEEAVKEHPAVADAVVVGVPDERFGEAICALVELRPGQEAGEDEIVTHVRSRLAAYKAPRRVLPIDSVNRAPNGKVDYRRLRELARERLGV